Part of the Deltaproteobacteria bacterium genome is shown below.
GCCACATGCACCCGCCACTTCGGATGAGCTGGCACCGCAGCCTCGTTAAAAAACACATCTAAAACCACAGCCCAAGACCCTGTTAACTTTGAGTTTTTCAGCATTTAATTAAAAACCCTCAAGTCCCTAAGACGCGTTACCGATAATGCGCGTGTAGTTAGTCATCGGCACGAGTAACTATGAAACAGGACTAAACAAAAGCTATGAACAACCAAGCAAAAGTCCAACATGACCAAGAAGGCAGCAGCTCAGCGACAGCCATCAGTGACAGTTTACCTAAACCAACTCCCCGTCACCATGTCGGAACCGTGGCTTACTCCTTACTGTTCGCTTATCTTTTGGTGGCAGTGTTCGCCATGCAGAGTATTCACCACTGGGCTAAACACCTTCCAGCCTCGAATTTATCCGAAAACCTGATCGCCTTGACGGGTCACGAAGCCAAGAAACTCGATCGTTACGGACTTCTGGCGCCGGAGAAAAAACTCGAATCTTGGTTCTCAGATAAATATACCAGCGCCAAAGATCCACTTTTCGAGCCCCGCGATTTGCTTGACGAGATTTGGCCGTCACTCGCAGCGCACAAGCGAAAAATCTCTCCGATTGCACCCGAGACGCGCGCCCTCTTGATTGGCGACTCACTGATGGCCACGGTAGGTCCGACGCTCAGGACGTCCATCGTCTCCGAATTTAAAGGACAAGCAAATCTGGTTACCAAAGTGGGTACGGGCCTAGCACGGCCAGATTTTTTCGATTGGCAGAAGACTCTGCGTGATACCGCATCGCGTCACCACTACGATGCGATTTTCATCATGCTGGGCACCAACGATGGCCAGAGCATCGTCGACCGAGGAGCACCTGTAGCTTACGGCACAAGACGCTGGGTAACACTTTACCGTGAACGGCTGAATCAATTTATGACAACAGCTTGCAGCCAGGCCAAACAAGTCTACTGGCTGGGTCTACCACCCATGCGTGAAAATAAGCTCCATCGCAAAGCTGAGCTCATCAATATTCTCGTCCGTAACGTCGTAGCTAAACACGACTGCATGCAGTTTATCTCGCTGAAACCCGCCTTGGTGGACGATGACGGCTCGTTTACCGCCTATGTCCGCCAAGACCATCAGGACATCAAAGTGCGCTCAAGCGACGGCATTCACTTCACGCACAAGGGTAGCCAGATGGTGGCAAACTACGTGCTCAAGGTGGTGCGACCAGTCAACCGAATGAGCGCCAAGCCTGACCTTGCAGATGCGAGACTCAATCAGATGTGGCGACCCAACTAATTTGATTAGGTCGCCGCTACTTCTCTCAAGCTACGATGCGCCCGTCTACCATGGGCACAATACGTCGAGCTCTCTCAATCACACGCGGATCATGCGTTGAGAAAATAAAAGTAACGCCAAGGCGTGCATTCAAATCTTGCATGATGTCGAGAAGCGAGATCGCAGATTTTGAGTCAAGGTTAGCTGTGGGCTCATCCGCTAGAATGAGTGCAGGCTGTGGTGCGATCGCCCTGGCAATAGCTACACGCTGCTGCT
Proteins encoded:
- a CDS encoding DUF459 domain-containing protein, translated to MNNQAKVQHDQEGSSSATAISDSLPKPTPRHHVGTVAYSLLFAYLLVAVFAMQSIHHWAKHLPASNLSENLIALTGHEAKKLDRYGLLAPEKKLESWFSDKYTSAKDPLFEPRDLLDEIWPSLAAHKRKISPIAPETRALLIGDSLMATVGPTLRTSIVSEFKGQANLVTKVGTGLARPDFFDWQKTLRDTASRHHYDAIFIMLGTNDGQSIVDRGAPVAYGTRRWVTLYRERLNQFMTTACSQAKQVYWLGLPPMRENKLHRKAELINILVRNVVAKHDCMQFISLKPALVDDDGSFTAYVRQDHQDIKVRSSDGIHFTHKGSQMVANYVLKVVRPVNRMSAKPDLADARLNQMWRPN